A genomic segment from Gracilinanus agilis isolate LMUSP501 chromosome 1, AgileGrace, whole genome shotgun sequence encodes:
- the STAP2 gene encoding signal-transducing adaptor protein 2 produces MATTPGLPRAPKSKPPFPSHYFEGFLEKKGPKDRDYKKFWAGLQGLTIFFYNNNRDPQYVDKVDLSNFLALTDDVPRGSTMDPGTQFCLSLKGQEIRFKVESLESREMWKAFIMTVVELKVPSNLLPGPRHTMADVLAKEKDRRTQEKPSCFLDVSRVEAQLLLEKYPDCGNMLLRPGSDGSGSFSITTRQMLNGIEQVRHYKVKSEGLSYIIDVEEPVSCSSLHDVVNYFISSTKGALVPFHPDEDYEKVLGFVEANQENGESTWTVPKPPVPLGPGEAKQTLQLPGPSRSPWLPTSMPPVPDQDENYITPIGDEPANQYVNENEVAQLCCLKAPALPPRLLAGPKPKRQVKPLPKVPTVPHKAKTESKGLAGPKKGGSGASQPRVPSGVPISTEMTEELERKLQQRRAILEK; encoded by the exons ATGGCCACCACCCCAGGGCTGCCCAGGGCCCCGAAATCCAagcctcccttcccttcccactacTTTGAGGGTTTTCTGGAGAAGAAGGGACCAAAAGACAGG GATTATAAGAAGTTCTGGGCTGGCCTCCAAGGCCTGACTATCTTTTTCTACAACAACAACCGGGACCCCCAG TATGTGGATAAGGTGGACCTGAGCAACTTTTTGGCACTGACAGATGATGTCCCAAGGGGCAGCACCATGGACCCAGGCACTCAGTTCTGCCTGTCACTCAAAGGTCAGGAGATCAGATTCAAG GTAGAAAGCCTGGAGTCCCGGGAGATGTGGAAGGCTTTCATTATGACAGTGGTGGAA CTGAAGGTTCCATCCAACCTGCTGCCAGGACCCAGACACACGATGGCTGATGTCCTGGCCAAGGAAAAGGATCGAAGGACCCAGGAGAAGCCCTC CTGCTTCCTGGATGTGAGCCGGGTGGAGGCGCAGCTGCTCCTGGAGAAATACCCAGACTGCGGGAATATGCTATTGCGACCAGGCAGCGACGGCTCTGGCAGCTTCTCCATCACCACACGCCAGATGCTTAATGG GATAGAGCAGGTGAGGCACTACAAGGTGAAGAGCGAGGGGCTGAGTTACATCATTGACGTGGAGGAGCCG GTCTCCTGCTCCTCTCTTCATGATGTAGTGAACTACTTTATCTCCAGCACCAAGGGGGCCTTGGTCCCCTTCCACCCAGATGAGGACTATGAGAAGGTCTTAG GGTTTGTGGAGGCCAACCAGGAGAATGGAGAGAGCACATGGACAGTCCCCAAGCCTCCAGTCCCCCTGGGGCCAG gagAGGCCAAGCAGACCCTGCAGCTGCCTGGCCCAAGTAGGTCCCCTTGGTTGCCCACGTCTATGCCACCTGTGCCTGATCAGGATGAGAACTACATAACCCCCATCGGCGATGAGCCCGCAAACCAATATGTGAATGAAAATG AAGTGGCCCAGCTCTGTTGCCTGAAGGCTCCTG CACTGCCCCCACGCCTGCTGGCTGGCCCTAAACCCAAGAGACAAGTGAAGCCGTTGCCCAAAGTGCCAACTGTGCCCCACAAAGCCAAGACAG AGTCCAAGGGCCTGGCCGGCCCCAAGAAAGGTGGCTCCGGTGCTTCCCAGCCCAGGGTTCCTTCCGGTGTGCCCATCTCCACAG aaatgactgaagagCTGGAAAGGAAGCTGCAGCAGAGGAGGGCCATCCTGGAGAAGTGA